Proteins encoded together in one Pantoea sp. CCBC3-3-1 window:
- a CDS encoding flavocytochrome c translates to MNTLTPILNPLTLPKGAVLKNRLVMAPMTTCTGFYDGTVTSELVEYYRDRAGSIGTVIVECAFIDPKGPAFPGAIGIDSDNKISGLSKIASAIKSKGSKAILQIYHGGRMVEPELIGGRTPVGPSAIAAPREGATTPQALTADEVDVMITKFGDAVNRAIKAGFDGVELHGANTYLIQQFYSPNSNQRDDKWGGSRDNRARFPLEVLEITHKMAERFADASFIIGYRFSPEELEVPGIRFDDTMYLLEKLAARGLDYVHFSVGQLLRPSIVERNDPTPLITKFLAQRSATLAKIPVIGVGGVVNKADAENALEHGFDLVAVGKACIAYPDWTDRIVNNEHLELFIDSNKREELNIPEPLWRFSLVDAMIRDMSATGRKYKAGVYQEKVEAEALKLKINVTLDTDRITDIMLVPDDTLDVDFTTTFESLRSRILVANSPHVDAVTGATTQSEALKKAVSRALATSSKEQVIDEGGNPQAPQNYDVVVVGSGGAGLAAAIQAHDEGARVVIIEKMPTIGGNTIKASVGMNAAETRFQKLKGIVDSKELFYQETLKGGQFKNNPVLLKEFVELAPEAIEWLAAKDIELNDITITGGMSIDRTHRPADRSAVGGFLISGLVKNINKREIEVLLETSVAEIIFENGAVTGVKVVDEYNDSRILNAKSVIVATGGFSANREMVVKYRPELDGFVTTNHKGATGSGIAMLQNIGADTVDMGEIQIHPTVEQTTSYLISEAIRGGGAILVSQEGNRFFNEMETRDKVSAAIIALPEKSAWVIFDEQVRKNNKAADEYIAKGFVVSAPSPQELATRLNMNFHTLLATLERYNLFVDKQEDEDFGRKTALRHPLNQGPFYAIRIAPGVHHTMGGVTINADTAVLDAQKQVISGAWAAGEVVGGIHGANRIGGNAVADIIIFGTLAGHNAAAHALR, encoded by the coding sequence ATGAATACGCTAACCCCGATCCTTAATCCTCTGACGCTGCCAAAAGGTGCGGTGCTGAAAAACCGTTTAGTGATGGCGCCAATGACCACCTGTACCGGTTTTTACGACGGCACTGTAACCAGTGAGCTGGTGGAGTATTATCGTGACCGTGCTGGCAGCATTGGCACAGTGATCGTTGAATGCGCTTTTATTGACCCCAAAGGCCCGGCATTTCCTGGCGCGATCGGCATCGACAGCGACAACAAAATCTCAGGACTGAGTAAAATCGCCTCGGCCATTAAATCGAAAGGCTCCAAAGCGATTTTACAGATCTACCACGGCGGCAGAATGGTGGAACCCGAGCTGATTGGCGGCAGAACGCCGGTTGGGCCCAGCGCGATCGCCGCGCCGCGTGAAGGCGCCACGACACCGCAAGCGCTGACCGCTGACGAAGTCGATGTGATGATTACTAAGTTTGGTGATGCGGTTAACCGTGCCATCAAAGCCGGTTTTGACGGTGTCGAACTTCATGGCGCCAACACTTACCTGATCCAGCAGTTTTACTCTCCTAATTCCAACCAGCGTGACGATAAGTGGGGTGGCAGCCGCGACAACCGGGCGCGTTTCCCACTGGAAGTGTTAGAAATCACGCATAAAATGGCCGAACGCTTCGCAGATGCTTCATTTATTATCGGCTATCGTTTCTCACCAGAAGAGCTGGAAGTTCCCGGCATCCGTTTTGACGACACAATGTATTTGCTGGAAAAACTGGCGGCGCGTGGGCTGGATTACGTTCACTTCTCCGTTGGCCAGCTGCTGCGTCCTTCCATCGTCGAGCGTAACGATCCTACGCCGCTGATTACCAAATTCCTCGCTCAGCGTTCCGCTACGCTGGCGAAAATCCCGGTGATTGGTGTGGGTGGCGTGGTGAACAAAGCCGACGCCGAAAACGCGCTCGAACACGGTTTTGATCTGGTGGCAGTGGGTAAAGCCTGCATCGCTTACCCGGACTGGACAGACCGCATTGTTAACAACGAGCATCTTGAGCTGTTTATTGACAGCAATAAGCGTGAAGAGCTGAACATTCCTGAACCGCTGTGGCGCTTCTCGCTGGTTGACGCAATGATCCGCGATATGAGCGCGACCGGGCGCAAATACAAAGCTGGCGTGTATCAGGAAAAAGTCGAAGCCGAGGCGCTGAAGCTAAAAATCAACGTCACGCTGGATACGGACCGCATCACCGATATCATGCTGGTGCCGGACGATACGCTGGATGTCGATTTTACCACGACCTTTGAAAGCCTGCGTAGCCGCATCCTGGTGGCCAACAGCCCGCACGTTGATGCCGTCACCGGCGCAACCACACAGAGTGAAGCACTGAAAAAAGCGGTTTCGCGCGCGCTGGCCACCTCCAGTAAAGAGCAGGTCATTGATGAAGGGGGTAATCCACAAGCGCCGCAAAACTACGATGTGGTCGTGGTGGGCAGCGGTGGCGCAGGCCTGGCCGCCGCGATTCAGGCGCACGACGAAGGTGCCCGCGTGGTGATTATTGAGAAGATGCCGACCATTGGCGGCAACACCATTAAAGCCTCGGTAGGGATGAACGCGGCGGAAACCCGTTTCCAGAAGCTGAAAGGCATTGTCGACAGCAAAGAGCTGTTCTATCAGGAAACGCTGAAAGGCGGCCAGTTCAAAAACAATCCCGTGCTGCTGAAAGAGTTTGTTGAGCTGGCACCCGAAGCGATTGAATGGCTGGCGGCCAAAGATATTGAACTGAACGACATCACCATTACCGGCGGCATGAGCATTGACCGCACCCACCGTCCGGCCGATCGCTCAGCGGTTGGCGGCTTTTTGATCAGTGGACTGGTAAAAAATATTAACAAGCGTGAAATTGAAGTGCTGCTGGAGACCTCGGTTGCAGAAATCATTTTTGAAAACGGTGCGGTAACGGGCGTTAAAGTGGTTGATGAATACAACGACAGCCGCATTCTTAACGCGAAAAGCGTGATTGTTGCCACCGGCGGTTTCAGCGCCAATCGTGAAATGGTGGTGAAATATCGCCCCGAGCTGGACGGCTTTGTGACGACTAACCATAAAGGCGCAACCGGCAGCGGTATCGCCATGCTGCAAAACATTGGCGCGGACACGGTCGATATGGGCGAGATCCAGATTCACCCGACCGTAGAACAAACCACGTCTTATCTGATCTCTGAAGCGATTCGTGGTGGCGGTGCAATCCTGGTCAGTCAGGAAGGGAATCGCTTCTTTAACGAAATGGAAACCCGTGACAAAGTCTCTGCCGCCATTATCGCGCTGCCGGAAAAAAGCGCCTGGGTGATTTTTGATGAACAGGTAAGAAAAAACAACAAGGCGGCAGATGAGTATATTGCCAAAGGCTTTGTGGTCAGTGCGCCTTCACCGCAGGAGCTTGCCACCAGGCTAAATATGAATTTCCATACGCTGCTGGCGACGCTGGAACGCTACAATCTGTTCGTTGATAAACAGGAAGATGAAGACTTCGGTCGTAAAACCGCGCTGCGTCACCCGCTCAATCAGGGACCGTTCTATGCCATCCGTATCGCGCCGGGCGTGCATCACACCATGGGCGGCGTCACTATCAATGCCGATACCGCCGTGCTGGATGCGCAAAAACAGGTCATCAGCGGTGCCTGGGCGGCTGGCGAAGTGGTTGGCGGTATTCACGGCGCGAACCGCATTGGCGGCAACGCGGTGGCCGATATCATTATCTTCGGCACGCTGGCAGGCCATAACGCAGCCGCTCACGCGCTGCGTTAA
- a CDS encoding FAD:protein FMN transferase, protein MVQEQVSYSAVLMGSPILLKLFVDDQALAAQVFRLIKHQENLLTVNRAESEVMAVNHAAGQQAVSVCAPVFQLIKQAKAVSQLNGCFNFTIGPIVKRWKIGFQGNSVPPAAELQRLLTLTDPADVQLDEQAQTVFLRKAGMEIDLGAIAKGYIADVVRDFLRQQGVTRALINLGGNVQTLGAPDEAGQGWAIGLQQPFAGPDALIGVIHVSSKSVVTSGVYERYFELNGRRYHHILDPATGYPLDNELLSVTVICEHSIDGDIFTTLLYGMGVRQGLAYLGQNPQIEAIFVTKDRQVICSSRRQFSFQLLHQDYRLNAVTDSTA, encoded by the coding sequence ATGGTTCAGGAGCAGGTTTCTTATTCGGCGGTCCTGATGGGATCGCCAATCCTTCTCAAACTGTTTGTTGATGACCAGGCCCTTGCTGCACAGGTGTTTCGTCTGATCAAACATCAGGAAAATCTGCTGACCGTGAACCGGGCGGAGTCTGAAGTGATGGCCGTTAACCATGCCGCAGGCCAGCAGGCAGTCAGCGTCTGCGCGCCGGTTTTCCAGCTAATTAAGCAGGCGAAAGCCGTTAGTCAGCTGAACGGCTGCTTTAATTTTACCATTGGGCCGATAGTCAAACGCTGGAAGATCGGTTTTCAGGGCAACAGCGTGCCGCCCGCAGCAGAACTGCAACGCCTGCTAACGCTAACGGATCCGGCCGATGTGCAGCTGGATGAGCAGGCGCAGACGGTATTTCTGCGTAAAGCAGGGATGGAAATCGATCTGGGCGCGATAGCCAAGGGCTATATCGCCGATGTGGTCAGGGATTTTTTACGTCAGCAGGGCGTGACGCGGGCGCTGATTAATCTGGGTGGTAATGTTCAGACGCTGGGCGCGCCGGATGAGGCAGGGCAGGGTTGGGCGATTGGCTTGCAGCAACCCTTCGCCGGGCCGGATGCGTTGATTGGCGTCATCCACGTCAGCAGTAAATCGGTGGTGACCTCTGGCGTCTATGAACGCTATTTCGAGCTGAACGGACGCCGCTATCATCATATTCTCGATCCCGCTACCGGCTATCCGCTGGATAACGAACTGCTTAGCGTCACCGTGATTTGTGAGCACTCGATAGACGGCGACATCTTTACCACGCTGCTGTACGGCATGGGTGTCCGGCAAGGTCTGGCTTACCTGGGCCAGAACCCGCAGATTGAAGCTATTTTTGTTACCAAAGACCGTCAGGTGATTTGTTCCTCACGGCGGCAGTTCAGCTTCCAACTGTTACACCAGGATTACCGGCTTAATGCAGTTACTGACAGTACTGCTTGA
- the dcuR gene encoding two-component system response regulator DcuR — translation MINVLVVDDDAMVAELNRVYISQLEGFTCCGVASTLQQAKEWVQHGNVDLILLDIYMQQDNGLDLLPELRAAKRAIDVIVISSAADASTIKQSLHYGVVDYLIKPFQFSRFEEALTGWRQKKLLMDNQQYYQQADVDRLIHGDNTVSDNKRLPKGLTPQTLRTLCQWIDAHPAEEFSTDELAAAVNISRVSCRKYLIWLAQIHILFTSIHYGATGRPVYRYRLQPEYSALLKQYCQ, via the coding sequence ATGATCAATGTTTTAGTCGTCGATGATGATGCCATGGTGGCCGAGCTAAACCGCGTCTACATCAGCCAGCTGGAGGGATTTACCTGCTGCGGCGTCGCGTCGACTTTGCAGCAGGCCAAAGAGTGGGTGCAGCATGGCAATGTCGACCTGATTTTGCTGGATATTTATATGCAGCAGGATAACGGACTGGATTTGCTGCCGGAGCTGCGCGCGGCAAAGCGTGCTATCGATGTGATTGTCATTTCTTCAGCGGCGGATGCCAGCACCATTAAGCAGTCGCTGCATTATGGCGTGGTCGATTATTTGATTAAGCCATTCCAGTTTTCACGCTTTGAAGAAGCGCTGACCGGCTGGCGGCAAAAAAAATTGTTGATGGATAACCAGCAATATTATCAGCAGGCGGACGTTGACCGACTGATCCATGGCGACAATACGGTCAGCGATAATAAACGGCTGCCGAAAGGCCTGACGCCGCAAACGCTGCGTACGCTGTGCCAGTGGATTGATGCGCACCCGGCAGAAGAGTTTTCAACCGATGAACTGGCTGCCGCAGTTAATATCTCGCGCGTTTCCTGCCGTAAATACCTTATCTGGCTGGCGCAGATCCATATTTTATTTACCAGCATTCACTACGGTGCGACGGGCCGTCCGGTCTATCGTTACCGGTTACAGCCGGAATACAGCGCGTTACTCAAGCAGTACTGTCAGTAA
- a CDS encoding sensor histidine kinase, translated as MSDLQRNRRRKRPMKLSTSVSLMVSAAIAAVLLVVHLFYFLQISQITRDGVRDKALAVARTLADSAEIQRGLRLPSDSNIIQPLTQAVQQSNDLLFVVVTDMQGIRFSHPNKKAISQHFIGDDLQPALAGKENVAINRGQLAEALRVFTPVYDEQHRQIGVVAIGISLSEVTHQINKSRWYILWTVLFGLVAGAIGTWCLVKALRRILFGLEPYEISTLFEQRQAMLQSIKEGVIAVNDRAQVTLTNRAARQLFLETGAQQALNGNSSDMIDRAAPLLTHLREVLADGVPKRDVEINFKGRVLISNTMPVKSNDVIIGAICTFRDKTEVSQLMLRLDGMVNYADALRERSHEFMNKLHVILGLLHMKSYARLEDYILKTASKYQNEIGSLLLRIKSPVIAGFLLSKINRASDLGHRLTINEDSDLPDSGSEQQVATLITVLGNLIENALDAAGESEGEITVLLHYQNGSLACVVSDDGPGIPAERLDAIFDKGFSSKGDNRGVGLFLARQQTESLGGKIAVESEPDVYTQFFVQLPWDGESKIA; from the coding sequence ATGAGCGACTTGCAACGCAATCGGCGGCGGAAACGCCCGATGAAATTGAGTACTTCCGTCAGTTTGATGGTCAGCGCAGCGATTGCTGCGGTATTACTGGTTGTCCATCTGTTCTACTTTTTACAGATCAGTCAGATCACCCGCGACGGCGTCAGGGATAAAGCGCTGGCGGTGGCACGCACCCTGGCTGATTCGGCGGAAATACAACGCGGCCTGCGCTTGCCTTCTGACAGCAATATCATTCAGCCTCTGACGCAGGCCGTTCAGCAAAGTAATGACCTGCTGTTCGTGGTGGTCACCGATATGCAGGGCATCCGCTTTTCACACCCCAATAAAAAGGCAATTAGTCAGCATTTTATTGGTGACGATCTGCAACCTGCGCTGGCCGGAAAGGAAAACGTCGCGATAAATCGCGGCCAGCTCGCTGAAGCCCTGCGGGTATTCACCCCGGTCTACGATGAGCAGCATCGGCAAATCGGCGTGGTGGCTATCGGCATCTCATTAAGCGAAGTTACGCATCAAATCAACAAGAGCCGCTGGTACATTCTCTGGACGGTGTTATTTGGTCTTGTCGCCGGAGCGATCGGCACCTGGTGTCTGGTAAAAGCCTTAAGGCGTATTCTGTTTGGGCTGGAGCCCTATGAAATCTCCACTCTCTTTGAGCAGCGCCAGGCGATGCTGCAATCCATTAAGGAAGGGGTGATTGCCGTTAACGATCGCGCGCAGGTGACGCTGACTAACCGGGCCGCCCGCCAGCTGTTTTTGGAAACCGGCGCGCAGCAGGCGCTAAACGGCAACAGCAGCGATATGATCGACCGGGCCGCGCCTCTGCTGACCCATTTACGGGAGGTGTTAGCCGACGGCGTGCCGAAACGGGACGTCGAGATCAACTTCAAAGGCCGGGTTCTGATCAGCAACACCATGCCGGTGAAAAGCAACGACGTTATTATTGGCGCTATCTGTACCTTCCGTGACAAAACCGAAGTGAGTCAGCTGATGCTGCGACTCGACGGCATGGTGAATTACGCCGATGCATTACGCGAGCGCTCTCACGAATTTATGAACAAGCTGCACGTTATTCTTGGCCTGCTGCATATGAAAAGTTATGCCAGGCTGGAAGACTATATTTTGAAAACGGCCAGTAAATATCAGAATGAAATTGGCTCGCTGCTGCTGCGGATCAAATCGCCGGTGATTGCGGGCTTTCTGTTGAGTAAGATCAATCGGGCCTCGGATCTGGGCCACCGGTTGACCATCAATGAAGACAGCGATTTGCCCGACAGCGGCAGTGAACAGCAGGTGGCAACGCTGATTACCGTGCTGGGTAACCTGATTGAAAACGCCCTGGATGCCGCCGGCGAATCCGAAGGTGAAATTACCGTGCTTCTGCATTATCAGAACGGTTCTCTCGCCTGCGTGGTAAGCGATGACGGGCCGGGTATTCCTGCCGAGCGGCTTGATGCTATCTTTGATAAAGGTTTCTCGTCGAAGGGCGATAATCGAGGGGTGGGGTTATTCCTTGCCAGACAACAAACCGAAAGCCTTGGCGGAAAAATTGCTGTAGAGTCCGAACCCGATGTTTATACCCAATTTTTTGTCCAACTGCCCTGGGATGGAGAAAGTAAAATCGCATGA
- a CDS encoding mechanosensitive ion channel family protein yields the protein MKELFHADYLRLITSFTFWGNILLVVVITAVTFFIITKLISILQKRVAYWATNNDNRVAHKVFLDVLKRTRVMLILFASFLFSLQFIVLPGRVSGSIPHAWFLVVAIQIALWLDQAVQSWLRYSLTLSGPDHHRNPVTTIILGLLCRALVWSVMILSILANAGVNITALVASLGVGGIAIALAVQTVLSDLFASLSIGIDKPFEIGDFVVFNDVAGTIEHIGLKTTRIRSLSGEQIVCANAILLQQTIHNYKRMQTRRIVFNFGVPLATPAEKLRQIGPMIEGVINKIEKTQFDRAHLASFEADRIMFEVVHILKFSDYNQYMDIQQEINIRIKEYLEETGIGLACPHRLVTFTSPVPVESVEM from the coding sequence GTGAAGGAACTCTTTCATGCTGATTATTTGAGATTGATAACATCATTCACATTCTGGGGAAACATCCTGCTGGTAGTGGTTATTACTGCCGTTACTTTTTTCATCATCACTAAACTTATCTCTATACTGCAAAAGCGCGTGGCCTATTGGGCAACCAATAACGATAACCGCGTCGCGCACAAAGTGTTTCTCGACGTATTAAAAAGAACACGCGTTATGTTAATTCTTTTCGCTTCTTTTTTATTTAGCCTGCAATTTATTGTTTTACCCGGCCGGGTCAGCGGCAGTATTCCGCACGCCTGGTTCCTGGTGGTGGCAATACAGATTGCCTTGTGGCTGGATCAGGCCGTACAGTCATGGCTACGCTACTCCCTCACGCTTTCAGGCCCCGATCATCACCGTAATCCCGTTACCACGATTATTCTGGGATTATTGTGTCGTGCCCTTGTCTGGTCGGTAATGATACTGTCGATTCTGGCTAACGCGGGCGTAAATATTACCGCGCTGGTCGCGAGCCTTGGCGTGGGGGGGATTGCCATTGCGCTGGCTGTACAAACCGTGCTTAGCGATCTGTTTGCCTCGCTCTCGATAGGCATTGATAAACCTTTTGAAATTGGCGACTTTGTGGTGTTTAACGACGTTGCCGGAACCATTGAACATATTGGCTTAAAAACAACGCGCATCCGCAGCCTGAGCGGAGAGCAGATCGTTTGCGCTAACGCTATTCTGCTTCAGCAAACTATTCATAATTATAAAAGGATGCAAACGCGCAGGATTGTCTTTAATTTCGGCGTGCCGCTGGCGACGCCCGCAGAAAAATTACGTCAGATTGGCCCGATGATCGAAGGTGTCATTAACAAGATTGAGAAAACCCAGTTCGACCGTGCACATCTGGCTTCTTTTGAAGCGGACCGCATTATGTTTGAAGTGGTGCATATTCTTAAGTTTTCTGATTACAATCAGTATATGGATATCCAGCAGGAAATTAATATCCGTATCAAGGAATATCTGGAAGAAACCGGCATCGGACTGGCGTGTCCGCATCGCCTTGTGACCTTTACCTCCCCCGTGCCGGTCGAAAGCGTGGAAATGTAA
- a CDS encoding aldo/keto reductase has protein sequence MQKRYLGHSGLEVSAIGLGCMGLSHGYGPATDTRQAVELIRAAVERGVTLFDTAEVYGPYLNEDVVGEALKPFRDRVVIATKFGFTFGDDNKQQILNSRPEHIRAAVEGSLRRLKTEVIDLLYQHRVDPEVPIEDVAGVVKDLIAEGKVKHFGLSEAGAQTVRRAHAVQPVAALQSEYSLWWREPEQEIMPMLEELGIGFVPFSPLGKGFLTGAINAGTIFGEDDFRSKVPRFAAEAIEANEKLVALLTDLAAERGVTPAQIALAWLLAKKPWIVPIPGTTKLHRLEENLHAANITLAADDLRKISQALETVKIVGDRYPASLQARVGR, from the coding sequence ATGCAAAAACGCTATCTCGGTCATTCCGGCCTTGAAGTCTCAGCAATAGGTCTGGGCTGTATGGGGCTGAGCCACGGCTACGGGCCGGCGACGGATACCCGTCAGGCCGTAGAATTAATTCGTGCTGCGGTTGAACGCGGCGTGACACTTTTCGATACGGCCGAGGTGTATGGCCCCTATCTGAATGAAGACGTTGTCGGCGAAGCCTTAAAACCCTTCCGCGACCGGGTGGTGATTGCCACCAAATTTGGCTTTACCTTTGGTGACGATAACAAGCAGCAGATCCTGAACAGCCGACCGGAGCATATTCGTGCAGCGGTGGAAGGCTCACTGCGTCGTCTCAAAACCGAGGTTATCGATCTGCTTTATCAGCACCGTGTCGATCCTGAGGTGCCCATTGAAGACGTGGCCGGCGTGGTAAAAGATCTGATTGCCGAAGGTAAGGTTAAACACTTTGGCCTGTCTGAAGCAGGTGCACAAACCGTCCGCCGCGCGCATGCGGTACAGCCCGTCGCCGCGCTGCAAAGCGAATACTCCCTGTGGTGGCGCGAGCCTGAGCAGGAAATCATGCCGATGCTGGAAGAGCTGGGGATCGGGTTTGTTCCTTTCAGCCCGCTGGGCAAAGGTTTTCTGACCGGCGCGATCAACGCGGGCACGATTTTCGGCGAAGATGATTTCCGCAGTAAAGTCCCGCGCTTTGCCGCTGAAGCGATTGAAGCCAACGAAAAACTGGTGGCGCTGCTGACCGATCTCGCCGCTGAAAGAGGCGTGACGCCGGCGCAAATTGCCCTGGCCTGGCTGCTGGCAAAGAAACCGTGGATTGTGCCTATTCCTGGCACCACTAAACTGCATCGTCTGGAGGAGAACCTGCATGCGGCAAATATCACGCTTGCCGCCGATGACTTGCGCAAAATCAGCCAGGCGCTCGAAACGGTGAAAATTGTTGGCGACCGTTATCCGGCGTCATTACAGGCCCGCGTTGGGCGTTAA
- a CDS encoding aldo/keto reductase: MQTTKLNNGIDMPLLGFGVFQMTDASECERAVIDAIETGYRLIDTAASYQNETQVGNALKQSGVAREDLFITTKLWLQDASYEGAKAQFERSLNRLQLDHVDLYLIHQPYGDVHGAWRAMEELHQAGKIRAIGVSNFQPDRLADLMAFNRIVPAVNQIEVNPFNQQLHAVPWMQSRGIQPEAWAPFAEGKNGLFQHPLLASIGEKHGKSIGQVVLRWIYQRGIVSLAKTVRKARMEENINIMDFELSSEELTRITALDTATSAFFSHRDPARVEWLTGRKLDV; the protein is encoded by the coding sequence GTGCAAACGACAAAACTAAACAACGGTATTGACATGCCCCTGCTGGGCTTCGGCGTCTTCCAGATGACGGATGCCAGCGAATGCGAACGCGCGGTGATTGACGCGATTGAAACCGGCTATCGCTTAATTGATACCGCGGCCTCTTATCAGAACGAAACGCAGGTGGGAAATGCGCTTAAACAGAGCGGCGTGGCGCGTGAAGATCTGTTTATCACGACCAAACTCTGGTTGCAGGACGCCAGCTACGAAGGCGCGAAAGCGCAGTTTGAGCGTTCACTGAACCGCCTGCAGCTGGATCATGTCGATCTCTATCTGATCCACCAGCCCTATGGCGATGTTCACGGTGCCTGGCGTGCGATGGAAGAGCTGCATCAGGCGGGAAAAATTCGGGCGATTGGCGTCAGCAATTTCCAGCCGGACAGGCTGGCTGACCTGATGGCCTTTAATCGTATCGTCCCCGCCGTAAACCAGATCGAAGTAAACCCATTTAACCAGCAGCTGCACGCCGTGCCGTGGATGCAGAGCCGTGGCATTCAGCCGGAAGCCTGGGCGCCCTTTGCAGAAGGTAAAAACGGTCTGTTCCAGCATCCGCTATTAGCCAGCATCGGTGAAAAGCACGGCAAAAGCATCGGTCAGGTTGTCCTGCGCTGGATTTATCAGCGCGGCATTGTGTCGCTGGCGAAAACAGTCCGTAAAGCGCGCATGGAAGAGAACATCAACATTATGGACTTTGAACTTAGCAGTGAAGAGTTAACGCGCATCACCGCGCTGGACACGGCGACCAGCGCCTTCTTCTCTCATCGCGATCCCGCGAGGGTGGAGTGGCTGACCGGCCGCAAGCTGGATGTCTGA